The Caulobacter sp. FWC26 genome window below encodes:
- a CDS encoding NAD(P)/FAD-dependent oxidoreductase, producing the protein MSTVIIGAGHAGGAAAAVLRQLGHDQPIILIGEEPHPPYQRPPLSKGWLKGEVGEDGLLLRPRAWYAENQVELRTSTRVVNIDRQARQLTMSTDDTLSYDTLILATGSRARKLVLPGSDLKGFLELRTIEDAEAIKAWFRPGFQLAIIGGGYVGLEVAASARQLGAEVDVLEREDRLLARVAGPVMSSFFRDVHEQNGVRFHFGVAVEGYEGLDGHVSGVRLSGRPPLHCDAVLVGVGAVPNDDLAAAAGLACDDGVIVDGRARTSDSRVFAIGDVTRRPMTFYDRTLRLESVPNALEQARQAAAAIVGAPEPKPETPWFWSDQYDIKLQIGGMPFDVDAVVLRGDPAARKFSLFHLSKGRVQAVEAINSPPEFMVGRQWLASRREVDPARLADVSIPIKEV; encoded by the coding sequence ATGAGCACGGTTATCATCGGGGCGGGTCATGCGGGAGGCGCCGCCGCCGCCGTTCTTCGACAGCTCGGCCATGACCAGCCCATCATTCTGATCGGTGAGGAGCCTCACCCGCCCTATCAGCGCCCGCCGCTTTCGAAAGGGTGGCTTAAGGGCGAGGTTGGCGAGGATGGTCTGCTGCTTCGGCCCCGCGCGTGGTACGCCGAAAATCAAGTCGAGCTGCGAACCTCGACCCGCGTGGTGAACATCGATCGCCAGGCGCGACAGCTGACGATGTCGACCGACGACACCCTCTCCTACGACACTTTGATCCTGGCGACGGGCTCGCGGGCGCGAAAGCTGGTGTTGCCCGGCAGCGATCTGAAGGGCTTCCTAGAACTGCGCACGATCGAGGACGCCGAAGCCATCAAGGCCTGGTTCCGTCCGGGCTTTCAGCTTGCGATCATCGGCGGCGGCTATGTCGGCCTGGAGGTCGCGGCCTCAGCGCGCCAGCTGGGCGCCGAGGTCGACGTGCTCGAGCGCGAAGACCGCCTTTTGGCCCGGGTCGCGGGGCCGGTGATGTCGTCGTTCTTTCGCGACGTTCACGAGCAGAATGGCGTCCGTTTTCACTTTGGCGTTGCGGTCGAAGGATACGAGGGGCTGGATGGGCACGTGTCGGGGGTGAGGCTTTCAGGTCGGCCGCCGCTCCATTGCGATGCGGTGTTGGTTGGCGTCGGCGCCGTTCCAAACGATGACTTGGCGGCGGCTGCGGGCTTGGCGTGTGATGATGGCGTGATCGTGGATGGCCGAGCGCGGACCTCGGATTCGCGCGTCTTCGCCATCGGTGACGTGACGCGTCGGCCCATGACGTTCTACGACAGGACCTTGCGTCTGGAGAGCGTGCCCAATGCGCTGGAACAGGCGCGCCAAGCCGCCGCCGCCATCGTCGGCGCGCCCGAGCCAAAGCCCGAGACGCCGTGGTTCTGGTCCGATCAATACGACATCAAGCTGCAGATCGGCGGCATGCCGTTCGACGTCGACGCGGTAGTTTTGCGCGGCGATCCGGCGGCGCGCAAGTTCTCGCTGTTTCACCTCTCCAAGGGTCGTGTCCAGGCGGTGGAGGCGATCAACAGCCCGCCGGAATTCATGGTCGGTCGCCAATGGCTGGCGTCGCGGCGCGAGGTGGATCCCGCTCGCCTGGCTGACGTCTCGATCCCAATCAAAGAAGTCTAG
- a CDS encoding NAD(P)H-binding protein: protein MKIGISGAGGKLGAGVVDELLRRGGHDVVGISRTPSNLSAPETRFGDYDQPESLTAAYAGLDRLLIIPTTALAPGQRARQNIAAIDAANRAGVAHIAFMSSSGARARPEPDVWASYFATEQHLMRTAARWSVLRMNYYIESFADEARRALDQGALVGLGESRVAFVSRADLAAAAAGLLAGAGHEGAIYTGTGPRTWSVAERLDLIVRLSGKPLASTVLTPEALRAGLSQSGLPPHVVEVALSIRQGFVDGGFDIVTGDIERLAGRPPQAMEDALRDAF, encoded by the coding sequence ATGAAGATCGGGATCAGCGGCGCGGGCGGCAAGCTCGGGGCCGGCGTCGTGGATGAGCTTCTGCGCCGCGGCGGCCATGACGTCGTGGGCATATCGCGCACGCCGTCGAACCTCTCCGCGCCCGAAACGCGGTTCGGCGACTATGATCAGCCGGAAAGCCTTACAGCCGCCTATGCCGGCCTTGACCGTCTGCTGATCATTCCAACGACAGCGCTCGCGCCTGGCCAACGCGCCAGGCAGAATATCGCGGCGATCGACGCGGCGAACCGAGCCGGTGTCGCGCACATCGCCTTCATGTCCTCGTCCGGCGCGAGGGCCAGGCCCGAGCCGGACGTCTGGGCTTCGTACTTCGCCACCGAGCAGCATCTGATGCGCACCGCGGCGCGCTGGAGCGTTCTGCGAATGAACTACTATATCGAATCCTTCGCGGACGAGGCGCGGCGGGCGCTCGATCAGGGCGCCCTCGTCGGGCTTGGTGAAAGCAGGGTCGCCTTCGTCTCGCGCGCGGACCTTGCCGCCGCCGCGGCCGGACTCCTGGCAGGGGCCGGACACGAGGGCGCCATCTACACCGGGACCGGCCCGCGGACATGGTCGGTCGCCGAGCGTCTGGACTTGATCGTCAGGCTCAGCGGAAAGCCGTTGGCCTCAACAGTGCTGACCCCCGAGGCGTTGCGCGCCGGCCTGAGCCAGAGCGGTCTTCCGCCGCATGTTGTCGAGGTCGCGCTGTCCATTCGGCAAGGCTTCGTCGATGGCGGTTTCGACATTGTCACCGGCGATATCGAAAGACTTGCTGGGCGTCCGCCGCAAGCCATGGAAGACGCCCTCCGCGACGCCTTCTAG
- a CDS encoding biotin carboxylase N-terminal domain-containing protein yields the protein MIESLLIANRGEIACRIIRTARALGVRTIAVYSDADGAALHVRLADEAVHIGPSPARESYLLGERIIAAAKATRAQAIHPGYGFLSENADFADAVQAAGLIWVGAPASSIRAMGLKDSAKALMLAAGVPVTPGYMGDNQDPDHLRAQADAIGYPVLIKAVAGGGGKGMRKVEASAEFLDMLASCKREATASFGDDRVLIEKFILSPRHIEVQVFGDTHGDVVHLFERDCSLQRRHQKVIEEAPAPGMTADVRQAVCAAAVKAAKAVDYVGAGTIEFIADASDGLRSDRIWFMEMNTRLQVEHPVTEAITGQDLVEWQLRVASGERLPKRQHELQIAGWSMEARLYAENPTAGFLPSTGPLTRLRLPGDIRIDTGVHEGGEVTPFYDPMIAKLIVHAPTRQAAAAKLAAAAGQVQVWPVRTNAAFLARAAADDDFVAGRVDTGFIERGLSALVPAAEPSAAIQAEAASALLSAPMGRPWIDLTGFRANGPAQRRVAVDVAGSIQLAEPAPEARGQVTSIDGRDVLFLDGEAWSIGPGRVDGVGDGRASDGAILSPMPGRVIAVDVEAGQTVLRGQKLLTLEAMKMEHGMIAPFDGVVRTLVVKAGDQVGEGALLARIETGAD from the coding sequence TCCGGACGGCCCGGGCGTTGGGCGTGCGCACCATCGCGGTCTATTCCGACGCTGACGGCGCGGCCCTGCATGTCCGGCTCGCCGACGAGGCCGTGCATATCGGCCCGTCGCCGGCTCGAGAATCCTATCTGCTTGGCGAGCGCATCATCGCCGCCGCCAAAGCGACCAGGGCCCAGGCCATTCACCCAGGCTATGGCTTCCTGTCTGAGAACGCCGACTTCGCCGATGCGGTGCAGGCCGCTGGCCTGATATGGGTCGGCGCGCCCGCGTCTTCGATCCGGGCCATGGGTCTCAAGGATTCGGCCAAGGCGTTGATGCTCGCCGCTGGCGTGCCCGTGACCCCCGGCTACATGGGCGACAACCAAGATCCCGACCACCTCAGAGCACAGGCCGACGCCATCGGCTATCCGGTCCTGATCAAGGCCGTCGCGGGCGGCGGCGGCAAGGGTATGCGCAAGGTCGAGGCCTCCGCCGAGTTCCTCGATATGCTCGCCTCATGCAAGCGGGAGGCGACCGCGTCGTTCGGTGATGATCGGGTCCTGATCGAGAAGTTCATCCTGTCGCCGCGGCACATCGAGGTACAGGTCTTTGGCGACACTCACGGCGACGTCGTGCACCTGTTCGAACGCGACTGCTCCTTGCAGCGACGCCATCAGAAGGTGATCGAGGAAGCGCCTGCGCCGGGCATGACGGCCGATGTACGCCAAGCCGTCTGCGCGGCGGCGGTAAAGGCGGCCAAGGCCGTCGACTACGTTGGGGCCGGCACGATCGAGTTCATCGCCGACGCCTCGGACGGCCTGCGGTCCGACCGCATCTGGTTCATGGAAATGAACACACGGCTGCAAGTCGAGCATCCGGTGACCGAGGCGATCACGGGTCAGGACTTGGTCGAGTGGCAACTGCGGGTCGCCTCGGGCGAGCGCCTTCCCAAGCGCCAGCACGAACTGCAGATCGCCGGCTGGTCCATGGAGGCGCGCCTCTACGCCGAGAACCCGACCGCCGGCTTCCTGCCTTCCACGGGGCCGCTGACAAGGCTGCGGCTGCCCGGCGATATCCGCATCGACACGGGGGTTCACGAAGGCGGTGAAGTCACGCCGTTCTACGATCCGATGATCGCCAAGCTGATCGTCCATGCGCCGACGCGCCAGGCGGCGGCCGCCAAGCTCGCCGCCGCCGCCGGTCAGGTTCAAGTCTGGCCCGTCCGTACGAACGCCGCCTTCCTGGCGCGGGCGGCGGCCGATGACGACTTCGTGGCCGGCAGAGTCGATACGGGCTTCATCGAGCGCGGCCTGTCCGCCCTGGTTCCAGCCGCCGAACCCTCCGCAGCGATCCAGGCGGAAGCCGCCTCGGCGCTCCTTTCGGCGCCCATGGGCCGCCCTTGGATTGACCTGACCGGCTTTCGAGCCAATGGGCCAGCTCAGCGCCGCGTCGCGGTCGACGTGGCGGGCTCTATTCAGCTTGCCGAGCCTGCGCCGGAGGCCAGAGGCCAGGTTACGTCGATCGATGGGCGCGACGTCCTGTTCCTCGACGGCGAAGCCTGGTCCATCGGTCCAGGCCGCGTGGACGGCGTCGGCGACGGCCGCGCGTCAGACGGCGCGATCCTCAGCCCCATGCCTGGGAGGGTGATCGCGGTTGATGTCGAAGCGGGGCAGACGGTGTTGCGTGGCCAGAAGCTTCTGACGCTGGAGGCCATGAAAATGGAACACGGCATGATCGCGCCTTTCGATGGCGTCGTTCGCACGCTGGTGGTCAAGGCCGGCGACCAGGTCGGGGAGGGGGCGCTGCTGGCGCGCATCGAGACGGGGGCGGACTGA
- a CDS encoding CoA ester lyase, with protein sequence MKLRSLLFVPGDRPERFDKAAASGADAIILDLEDAVAPARKAFARQAVADYLAAAVGGVVHLVRINPVDSPWLRADLQTAAASQGLVLPKAEGVETFDRLDAAAKDLSLPPILPIATETPLAVFRMAEYVRFADRLLGLTWGAEDLPAAIGAAGSRDAAGLLTAPYQLVRTLSLFAAHAAKTLAIETVYPNIRDLDGLAAYAARGAFDGFSGMMAIHPSQVEAINLAFTPTAEALDQARSVVAAFAETPGAGAVQWNGRMLDAPHLKQALRLLGEA encoded by the coding sequence ATGAAATTGCGATCACTCCTATTCGTCCCCGGCGACCGGCCGGAGCGCTTCGACAAAGCCGCCGCCTCCGGCGCCGATGCGATCATCCTTGATCTTGAGGACGCCGTGGCGCCGGCGCGAAAGGCCTTCGCCCGGCAGGCGGTCGCCGACTATTTGGCCGCGGCCGTCGGTGGTGTCGTTCACTTAGTCCGCATCAATCCGGTGGACAGCCCATGGCTCCGAGCCGACCTGCAAACCGCGGCGGCAAGCCAGGGACTGGTCCTGCCCAAGGCCGAAGGCGTTGAGACCTTTGACCGCCTGGATGCGGCCGCAAAGGATCTGTCGCTGCCGCCGATCCTGCCGATCGCGACGGAAACCCCTTTGGCCGTGTTCCGAATGGCCGAGTACGTCCGCTTCGCCGATCGTCTGCTCGGGCTGACCTGGGGGGCCGAGGACCTGCCCGCCGCCATAGGGGCTGCCGGAAGCCGCGACGCCGCGGGGCTGCTCACCGCGCCCTACCAATTGGTCCGCACGCTCAGCTTGTTCGCCGCCCACGCCGCCAAAACCCTGGCGATCGAAACGGTCTATCCAAACATCCGCGATCTGGACGGCCTGGCCGCCTACGCCGCAAGGGGCGCCTTCGATGGCTTCTCGGGCATGATGGCGATCCATCCGTCTCAGGTCGAAGCCATAAACCTGGCGTTCACGCCGACCGCCGAGGCGCTTGATCAAGCCCGATCGGTTGTCGCGGCTTTTGCCGAGACGCCTGGCGCCGGCGCGGTGCAATGGAACGGACGCATGTTGGATGCGCCTCATCTCAAGCAGGCCCTACGTCTTCTTGGCGAGGCGTGA
- a CDS encoding MaoC family dehydratase: protein MAGRHFEDWTIGDRMAHDIRRTVTETDNLLFSVMTHNPQPLHLDAEAARASEFGRILVNGTFTFALMVGLSVGDTTLGTLVANLGYDTLVMPAPVFIGDTLRAETEVVGLKDSRSRPLAGLVTFAHKLLNQRDEVVCSCQRTALVARRP from the coding sequence ATGGCTGGGCGCCACTTCGAGGACTGGACCATCGGCGACCGCATGGCGCATGACATCCGCCGCACCGTGACCGAGACGGACAACCTCCTGTTTTCGGTCATGACCCACAATCCGCAACCGTTGCATCTGGACGCCGAGGCGGCCAGGGCGAGCGAATTTGGCCGTATCCTCGTCAACGGCACCTTCACCTTCGCCCTGATGGTCGGCCTTTCTGTGGGCGACACGACGCTGGGGACGCTTGTCGCCAACCTCGGATACGACACGCTGGTCATGCCCGCGCCGGTGTTCATCGGCGACACCCTGCGCGCCGAGACGGAGGTCGTGGGGCTCAAGGACAGTCGATCGCGACCCCTCGCCGGTCTGGTGACCTTCGCGCACAAGCTGCTGAACCAGCGTGACGAGGTCGTTTGTTCGTGCCAGCGCACGGCTCTCGTGGCTCGACGCCCATGA
- a CDS encoding PaaI family thioesterase → MAFVQCPADFDGGPEVAHGGWIAGVFDDVLGRFLTHRGVKSVTATLSVSFLMPVPVARPLVLRTRVLSREGRRITMAGALRLEDEHQDRATAEGVWVERRPDHFERHRAQMSADRPDTP, encoded by the coding sequence GCCGATTTCGACGGCGGTCCGGAAGTTGCGCACGGCGGCTGGATCGCCGGCGTTTTCGACGATGTCCTGGGCCGTTTTCTGACCCATCGCGGCGTCAAGAGTGTGACCGCCACGCTCTCGGTCAGCTTCCTCATGCCCGTCCCGGTTGCGCGGCCGCTCGTCCTAAGGACGCGGGTCCTGTCGCGTGAGGGACGGCGTATCACCATGGCGGGCGCGTTGCGCCTCGAGGACGAGCACCAGGATCGGGCCACGGCCGAAGGGGTCTGGGTCGAGAGGCGACCGGATCATTTCGAGCGGCATCGCGCTCAGATGTCCGCGGATCGTCCCGACACGCCCTGA